TCAATGCCTCGGAGATTCGCTGGATTCCCGCGAGATTTCATCGAGACTTCATCGCAAAAACCAATCATCGATTGGCTTGCATCGATCCGGCACGCCAGACGTTCCCATTGCGCCACTCCCATCGACTGTCGTTGTCATCGCTGCACTGCAACGCATCGGACCGATGCGAACCTAGCGGTCACGAAGCTCCCATTAAATCAGGGTTACAGTCAACCCGGCCCCCATCTAGAATTAGGAAGCGCATTTCCTGGTTCCACACGGGCCGACGACGCGCAGTTCGAATTTGCTAGCTCGCCTACCCATTGGCCCCAACCCCACCCGGTACCGTCCGCCGCAAGCGACCTGATTGCGACACCGCCGAAGACCGTCTCCAGCTACAGATTGCCAACACGCATGAAACCACACGACGCACAACCCGATCGACGTAATTTCCTCCAGCATTCACTGTTAGGCACTGCGGGAGCCAGCATGGCGCTGGCATCGACCTCGCACGTTACCGTCGCCGCCGAACCGGACAATCAACCGACACACGAAGCCACGATCTCCAACCATGTCGATGTGCTTGTTGTTGGAGGCGGAACCGCTGGAACGATCGCAGCGATCCAAGCCGGCCGAACCGGCGCGAAGACAATGCTCGTCGAACGGGGCAGCCAATTGGGCGGAACGATGACAACCGGCGGCGTCGCGTTTCCGGGACTGTTCGACGCCTGGGGCAAACAGGTGATCGCGGGGATCGGTTGGGAATTGGTCCGCGAGAGCGTCGAGCTCGACGGCGGCGAGCTGCCTAATTTTGCCAAAGTCCCGCAGCGTCATTGGCAGAACCAGGTCTACACGAATCAATTCCTGTACGCGATTCTGGCCGAAGAGAAGTGCCACAAGGCGGGCGTGGAACTGGCGTATTACGAATTCCCACAAGCTGCCAAACGCGTCGCCGATGGCTGGCAAGTCGATTGTGTCGGCTTCGGCACCCAACGCCGGATCCTCTGTAAACAGATCATCGATTGCACCGGCGGCGCAGAAGTTGTCGGCCTGCTCGGTTTCGACCGACTGCGGGAAGAGGTGCGGCAGCCCGGTTCGATGCTCTTCAAAATCGGCGAAGAACATCAACCCGGACGCGAACAAGTCCATCGCCTGTACGTCCACGGAGCCGATTCGAGCAACTCGCGGACCGTCACTCAAGCGAACCTAACGGGCCGGCGATCGGTCCTCGCCAAGGTCCGTGCCGAGAAGAAACGGCTGATGCATCTGCAGCCCGAGACCGGGTTCCGCGAGAGCTACCGGATCGTTGGCGAGACGATGGTCACCGTCAACGACTACACCTCCGGCCGCCAGTTCGACGACGCGATTTCGAACGCCTTTTATCCAGTCGATCTGCACACCAAGACGGGCGTCCGACCGAAACCGCTGAAGCCGGGGACGGTGCCAACGATCCCGCTGGGTGCTCTGATTCCGAAGGGAAGTCGCGATCTGATCGTTGCTGGCCGCTGTCTGTGCAGCGACCAATTGGCCAACTCTGGCCTGCGCGTCCAAGCCTCCTGCATGGGGATGGGGCAAGCCGCGGGTGTCGCCGCATCGCTGGCCGCTCAAACCGGAACGACGCCGATGGAAGTTCCGTTGGCCGAAATCCACAAAGTACTGCGCGAGCATGGCGCCATCATCCCCGGCAAGGCCTAAACGCGATGCGACGCAGCTTTGTATCGTTGCTGACCGCGATGACCTTCCTGGTGATCGCGGTGACCGGTGTGCTAGCGTTTGTGCGTCCCTTCTCGATGACGATCGTCGGGCTGCATGCGCTGATGGGTTTCCTGTTCATCGGCGTTGTCGGCTTCCATCTGGCGAACAACCTGCGGCCGCTGAAACGCTACCTGCGCAGCAAGTGGATGTGGATCAACCTGGCCGTCACCGCTGCGCTCACCACCGCGATCGCGATGCAACCGCAACCGGTGAAGGCGCTCCTTGGGCTGAGCGGAAATCTGGGACCTGCACTGGACCGATTCGAGCTTCACGACGACGGACTGACCTACCAATACACTCCCGCGCCGCACTACAAGCTGACGCTGTCGGTCCGAATGGGCGACGCGTTTGATCCAGCCGATCCGCCGGAGTTTGCGATCTGGATCGAAAACTCTTCGTTCTACCACATCAGAACGCTCCACCGACCCGAGTCTGCCGACAACGAAGCATCGCTGCCGTACTGGTCCTTCAAAGTGAAGGAGTATGAAAAAGCGAAGCTTGCCGCCGCCGCAGGAGTCGACGTCGACGCGATCTCTGGCGCTACAAAAAACAGTTCCTTTGATCCAGCCGATTACATGTTGCCGGTCGATCCGGAAGAACCGATGCCGTATCGGATCCTTGTCGAGATCAACCAACGGGGCGATGCCAACGAAGCGGTCGACGACCAGCCTTCGCTGATCTACAGCGTCGAAGTCGACAACTCCGATCCGCACGCCTTCCAACTGCTCGACCTGATCGGCTACCCACAGCTTGAAGAGGACGAACAACCGCCGCAGTGGGCGATCTATTATGTCGACCAGCGGTTCGATTCCGCCCTGGAACTGATCGACAGCGCTCTGCTGACGATCGATCGCGACAAGCCCTCGGATTGATCCCCCGGACTCCAGACCTGCCATTTCCTCGCTCTTCGTGCTGTGAATCCTTTGCGTCCCGTTTTTCGTGACGCTTCGGGGGGGGGCCGTGGAGCGCTGCGAGCCATATCGATGCGCTGGCAGCGTTTCGTCGTTAAGCCCAAGATCGTGGCAGCACCGATCACCCTACAGCCTCATTCGCTGAAATTGCCGTTCGCTCGCGAGCTTCCAGTCGCAGGATGCCGGCGCAAGTATAACTAGGCATTGGGTTTATGCTCGACATCCCCAGCTCCGATCGATCGTAGTAGGACCGTACGAACAGAACGGGATAGGGCACTTCTGGTACGAGCAGAACGTAGTCGACTCGCAAAAAAGCGAACAAACCCACCAAAACAGCTGGCCCGCAACCACCACATGCAGCAGATTGACAATTGACCGTTATCCCGTTCTATCATCCATCAGAAGACAGGAGTGCGCAGTATGTACCCACTAAGAAAACGTCGTGGATTTACATTGGTCGAGTTGCTAGTCGTGATTGCCATTATCGGCATTCTGGTAGGGCTACTGTTGCCAGCGGTGCAAGCAGCGCGTGAAGCGGCGAGACGAATGCAATGCGGCAACAATCTGAAACAGCTCGGCCTGGCCTATCACAATTACCACGACACCTACAACGCACTCCCATGGATGCGCGGATTGTCGAACACCGGGGGACGCAACGACAGCCCGATCGGCAACGAAGAAACGATTGGTGGTACGGTTGGTTTGCTGCCGTATCTCGAACAATCGGCGTTGTACGACATCATTTCCAGCAACTGGACAACCGGTGCTGCTACACAACCGTTTGGCCCGCCACGCGACTTCTTCTACTACACGCCATGGACGATGAATATTCCCGCCCTGCGCTGCCCGTCGGCTCCTGAGGGCCTTGCCTACGGATCGGCAGAGGGGCGATTGAATTATGCCATCAATTTGGGTGATATGATTGCCAACTCCCACGCAAACACAAATACGCGCGGCATGTTTGGTCGCCGAACGAACACCAAATTCCGCGACGTCGTCGACGGGACCAGCAACACGCTATTGATTGCCGATCGCGCAAACGCCGTCGACGCTATCGAAGTCCGCGGGTTGGCGGCAAACAACGTGGGTAGCTTGAACACAAATCCCAGCCTGTGCCTTGCGAAGGCAGCCGGCGGCCTCTACCTGTCGGGAGTCTCGGTCCAGTCGTCGCGGCCAATGGGAGGACTGTGGCACCACGGCTTCTCGACGTTCTGCGGCTTCCAAACCGTCCTGCCCCCGAACAGCCCGAGCTGCCTTAATGATAACTGGGGTGATTCTTGGGGCCTAACGGCGGCCAGCAGTTATCATCCCGGTGGAATCAGTGCCGCGCTGGTCGACGGATCCGTGCGGTTCATCGCCGAAACGATCGATACCGGTGACACCACGCTTCCCGAAGCCACCTCTGGCCCCAGCCCCTATGGAGTTTGGGGAGCACTGGGGACTCGCCATGGTCGCGAAACGATTGGCGTTTTCTGACCGATTCCCGATCCGGCTTTTCTATTTTCACTCCCAGGCGAACCTCGCTCGTTGGCCGGTCCTATTTCTTGCCCGGCCAACGGTAGATCTGCGACAGGGTCGTCTACTTTTGTTCTGATTTACGAATAACACTTGAGGTCTTGTTGATGCGAAATCGATACTCGGCGCAGGCCGTTGGCTCCATTTTCCTGACGATGCTGCTTTGTGGATGCGGCGGCTCGGGGCTGCCGGTTGTGGAAGTCACCGCGAATGTCAAACTCCATGGGGAACCGATCGAAGGTGCGACCGTGATTTTCTCCCGCTCTGGCGGATCGATGCAATCCGGTGCGATCGCTACGGGAACAACCGATGCACAAGGGAACGCGGAACTCAGGACAACGGTCTCACCCAGAGAAACACAACAAGGTGCGGTACCGGGCGAATATAAGGTCATGATCTCGAAATCGATGCCGCCCAAGGGGATGAGTGAGGCGGAGTATCAAACCGCGTTGCTCGGTGGCCAAACGGCCGAAGTGAGCGTTCCCTTATCGGAACAGGCACCGATTCCACAGCGCGTCGACCTGTTTCCGCCAAAGTACTCCAGCAGCACCGAAACAACGCTCACCGCAACGGTCACGCAAGACGGCCCCGGTGAGATTGAGTTCGATCTCCAGTAGTCGCGGCAACCGCCATGGGTATCGATCCAGTCGAGTATAGCTAAACATCGTTGCCGGCCGTTCTCTGGCCGGCAACCTCTCGGCATCTCGAAACGGAACGGCAACCTTCCGCCAACGACCGATCGACGTGTGTCGTGAGATCGACGAGCTTGTCTTCTACCGAGATGGCTTCTGAGATTCGAGCGGCCAACCGGGCAACTTGCCGCACGACTGAAGCGCCAGCACCGCCAACGCGGTTCCGGTGTTGGAGATCAGGTTTCCCGCGTCGTTGACCGGCGAACGCGTGAACCACTTGCCGCTCTCGCGTTGGTTCGTCAACAACCACTCGATTCCTCGCTGCAATCGCGGATCGTCGGCGGGAACGCCCAACTCGCGGCTGATCACGATCACCAAGCCCGTGCCGTACGAATCGCTCGTGTCGGTATCCAACGGCGGAGCGTCGGGGTGCAGCAGATCCTTCCAATCGGTCAGGAAACCGGAGGTCGACCAACCTCCGTCGGGCAATTGATTTCCTAACAATTGCTCCAGCGTAGTCGCTCGCTCCTCGTCGCTGACGATGCCGTCGATCCGTACCGAACACCAAGCCAACATGGCGCGGTGATGCAACGATTTCGGCGGGCTGTTTTCGAAATAACCGCGTAGCTTTTCCAGCCCCGCCACCGCCAGTTCTGTCTGTGAGTATCCGTCGGGAGCGATCCCGATCGCCAGCGCGGCGACCGTCGCGCCGTAGTGGTCGTCGATCTCCATCGGAGCGTAATCGCAATCGGGCCAAGCCCAGCCGCCGTCTTCTCGCTGCACGGTCCACAAGATATCCAGCACGTCGCGCGCGACCGGACTCAAATGCCCCGTCGTCTGCAGATCGTTAAACGTTAGCCCCGCCGCGACGACGATCGGCCAGAAGCCGTTGTTCACGTTCGGCCCCTTCTCTTTCCAGCGAACCGTGCGGTACTCCTCAAAGAACTGACGCACTTCGCCCGAATCCTTTTGCACCGAAGCAAGGGCCGGGCGAGCGAACATGTACGGCATGTTGGTGTGGCAGGTCACGCAGTTCTTTTCCTTCTGCCAAGTCAACGCGGCGCGGTCCATATAGATCGCCGCTTGTTTTGCAGAGAACTCAGCAGCCATCGGCTCGTCCGCCGTGATCGGTTCGCGTTCCTCGGGAACCGATTCGAACGTGACCACCTCCTGAGCCGTCGCTCCATCGAACCAACAGCAGACCAAGATCCAGAGAACAACGTTGCCCAAGGGCCGAACAGCTTCGCGAACACGCATTTCAAATTCCCTGTGGATGGTTAGGGAGGCGGGATGTTGGTTCGATTCTAGTCGCGCCGACAGGGCTTGTCAGCAATTGCCGCGGAGAGCGGGCTGCGGTTGGCTGACA
Above is a genomic segment from Rosistilla ulvae containing:
- a CDS encoding DUF1559 domain-containing protein; translated protein: MYPLRKRRGFTLVELLVVIAIIGILVGLLLPAVQAAREAARRMQCGNNLKQLGLAYHNYHDTYNALPWMRGLSNTGGRNDSPIGNEETIGGTVGLLPYLEQSALYDIISSNWTTGAATQPFGPPRDFFYYTPWTMNIPALRCPSAPEGLAYGSAEGRLNYAINLGDMIANSHANTNTRGMFGRRTNTKFRDVVDGTSNTLLIADRANAVDAIEVRGLAANNVGSLNTNPSLCLAKAAGGLYLSGVSVQSSRPMGGLWHHGFSTFCGFQTVLPPNSPSCLNDNWGDSWGLTAASSYHPGGISAALVDGSVRFIAETIDTGDTTLPEATSGPSPYGVWGALGTRHGRETIGVF
- a CDS encoding prenyltransferase/squalene oxidase repeat-containing protein codes for the protein MRVREAVRPLGNVVLWILVCCWFDGATAQEVVTFESVPEEREPITADEPMAAEFSAKQAAIYMDRAALTWQKEKNCVTCHTNMPYMFARPALASVQKDSGEVRQFFEEYRTVRWKEKGPNVNNGFWPIVVAAGLTFNDLQTTGHLSPVARDVLDILWTVQREDGGWAWPDCDYAPMEIDDHYGATVAALAIGIAPDGYSQTELAVAGLEKLRGYFENSPPKSLHHRAMLAWCSVRIDGIVSDEERATTLEQLLGNQLPDGGWSTSGFLTDWKDLLHPDAPPLDTDTSDSYGTGLVIVISRELGVPADDPRLQRGIEWLLTNQRESGKWFTRSPVNDAGNLISNTGTALAVLALQSCGKLPGWPLESQKPSR
- a CDS encoding DUF4405 domain-containing protein, translating into MRRSFVSLLTAMTFLVIAVTGVLAFVRPFSMTIVGLHALMGFLFIGVVGFHLANNLRPLKRYLRSKWMWINLAVTAALTTAIAMQPQPVKALLGLSGNLGPALDRFELHDDGLTYQYTPAPHYKLTLSVRMGDAFDPADPPEFAIWIENSSFYHIRTLHRPESADNEASLPYWSFKVKEYEKAKLAAAAGVDVDAISGATKNSSFDPADYMLPVDPEEPMPYRILVEINQRGDANEAVDDQPSLIYSVEVDNSDPHAFQLLDLIGYPQLEEDEQPPQWAIYYVDQRFDSALELIDSALLTIDRDKPSD
- a CDS encoding carboxypeptidase-like regulatory domain-containing protein gives rise to the protein MRNRYSAQAVGSIFLTMLLCGCGGSGLPVVEVTANVKLHGEPIEGATVIFSRSGGSMQSGAIATGTTDAQGNAELRTTVSPRETQQGAVPGEYKVMISKSMPPKGMSEAEYQTALLGGQTAEVSVPLSEQAPIPQRVDLFPPKYSSSTETTLTATVTQDGPGEIEFDLQ
- a CDS encoding FAD-dependent oxidoreductase, translating into MKPHDAQPDRRNFLQHSLLGTAGASMALASTSHVTVAAEPDNQPTHEATISNHVDVLVVGGGTAGTIAAIQAGRTGAKTMLVERGSQLGGTMTTGGVAFPGLFDAWGKQVIAGIGWELVRESVELDGGELPNFAKVPQRHWQNQVYTNQFLYAILAEEKCHKAGVELAYYEFPQAAKRVADGWQVDCVGFGTQRRILCKQIIDCTGGAEVVGLLGFDRLREEVRQPGSMLFKIGEEHQPGREQVHRLYVHGADSSNSRTVTQANLTGRRSVLAKVRAEKKRLMHLQPETGFRESYRIVGETMVTVNDYTSGRQFDDAISNAFYPVDLHTKTGVRPKPLKPGTVPTIPLGALIPKGSRDLIVAGRCLCSDQLANSGLRVQASCMGMGQAAGVAASLAAQTGTTPMEVPLAEIHKVLREHGAIIPGKA